A window of the Lactobacillus amylovorus DSM 20531 genome harbors these coding sequences:
- a CDS encoding energy-coupling factor transporter transmembrane component T family protein, with amino-acid sequence MSKIIVGRYIPGNSLVYKMDPRGKLLITILFIFVIFLANNPITYAIITVFCLAAVFATRLKVRVFWDGVKPLIGLIFFTSLLQLFFMTGGKTYWQWWIFTISSYGLVNAAYTFIRFTLIILISTVMTVTTMPLEIADAMEWLLKPLKIFKVPVDKIALVISIALRFVPTLFDETLKIMNAQRSRGADFNDGGLVKRAKAITPILVPLFIHSLETAIDLSTAMESRGYRGSSGRTKYRVLNWSKYDLISLFYFIALVLLLLIFRNH; translated from the coding sequence ATGAGTAAAATAATTGTTGGGCGATATATCCCGGGAAATTCTCTTGTCTATAAAATGGATCCACGTGGTAAATTATTGATTACAATACTATTTATTTTCGTGATTTTTTTGGCAAATAATCCCATAACTTACGCTATTATCACAGTATTTTGTTTAGCAGCGGTTTTCGCAACAAGGTTAAAAGTAAGAGTGTTCTGGGATGGGGTTAAACCGTTAATTGGGTTAATCTTTTTCACGTCTTTATTGCAATTATTCTTTATGACCGGTGGGAAAACATACTGGCAATGGTGGATTTTTACTATCTCTAGTTACGGGTTGGTTAATGCGGCCTATACTTTTATTAGATTCACTTTGATCATTTTGATCTCAACGGTCATGACGGTTACTACGATGCCACTTGAAATCGCCGATGCGATGGAGTGGTTACTAAAACCATTAAAAATATTTAAAGTGCCAGTGGATAAAATTGCGCTAGTAATTTCAATTGCTCTTCGTTTTGTCCCAACATTGTTTGATGAAACTTTGAAGATAATGAATGCTCAAAGATCACGTGGGGCTGATTTCAATGATGGTGGTCTAGTAAAAAGAGCAAAAGCAATTACGCCAATATTGGTGCCATTGTTTATTCACTCTCTAGAAACCGCAATTGATTTATCGACTGCTATGGAATCACGTGGCTATCGTGGCAGTAGTGGTCGAACCAAATATAGAGTTTTGAATTGGTCAAAATATGATTTAATTTCATTATTCTATTTCATCGCATTAGTATTGTTACTATTAATTTTTAGGAATCACTAA